A genomic region of Arachis stenosperma cultivar V10309 chromosome 9, arast.V10309.gnm1.PFL2, whole genome shotgun sequence contains the following coding sequences:
- the LOC130949862 gene encoding uncharacterized protein LOC130949862, producing MGATPLTERILRAKLPRGFDKPTDMKYDGTKDPQEHLTAFEARMNLEGASDVVRCRAFPVTLAGPAIKWFNALPNGSITSFHDITRKFMAQFTTRITKAKHPISLLGVTQKQEESTRKYLDRFNDECLTVDGLTDSVASLYLTNGLMNGDFRKHLTTKPVWTMHEIQNVAKDYINDEEVSQVVAANKRQHVTTQHGNPTPRHNPPPRENQRDHVKPTHRPPRVGKFSNYTPLTAPITEIYHQIADRGVIPKARPLKERTGGNKALYCDYHRGYGHKTQDCFDLKDALEQAIRDGKLPEFVKFIREPRHADRDKLPEREGRNPRTQKPPPRENPEEDPTIIVNVITGKDVSNKSKLTMKKDLKIMAVRHHDPVAIADSTITFLPEDCQHGTSAEDAPFVISARIGTGLVRRILVDTGADSNILFRGAFDKLGLRNDNLQTHRHGVTGLGDNFLKPDGSVTLPITIGTSNQRKTILSEFVVLKDSTAYNVILGRKTINDFSAVIFTKYLLMKFRAEDGTIGTIHGDREVAAECDNNSLALRKKISGRRRNIPRRPRRTTRRPT from the coding sequence ATGGGAGCCACGCCCTTAACAGAGAGAATCTTAAGAGCAAAACTCCCCAGAGGCTTCGATAAACCCACCGACATGAAGTACGACGGAACTAAAGACCCTCAAGAGCACCTAACGGCTTTTGAGGCCAGAATGAACTTGGAAGGAGCATCTGACGTGGTCCGATGCAGAGCCTTCCCAGTAACACTTGCCGGACCAGCGATCAAATGGTTCAACGCTCTCCCGAACGGATCCATAACCAGCTTCCACGACATCACAAGAAAATTCATGGCCCAGTTCACAACCCGAATCACCAAAGCCAAACACCCCATCAGCTTGTTAGGGGTCACACAGAAGCAAGAAGAATCCACAAGAAAATACCTCGACCGCTTTAACGACGAATGCCTGACGGTCGACGGCCTCACGGACTCCGTTGCCAGCCTCTACCTAACTAACGGGCTCATGAATGGAGACTTCCGCAAACATCTCACCACTAAACCAGTATGGACCATGCACGAAATCCAGAACGTCGCTAAAGATTACATCAACGACGAGGAAGTCAGCCAGGTCGTCGCTGCCAACAAACGGCAGCACGTCACGACCCAACACGGCAACCCGACTCCTCGTCATAACCCACCACCCAGAGAGAACCAACGAGACCACGTTAAACCGACTCACCGACCACCAAGAGTAGGAAAATTCTCCAATTACACCCCCCTAACAGCACCAATTACTGAGATATACCACCAAATAGCAGATCGAGGTGTCATCCCCAAAGCCCGACCACTCAAAGAAAGGACAGGAGGAAACAAAGCCCTCTACTGCGATTACCACCGAGGATACGGCCACAAAACACAAGATTGTTTCGACCTTAAGGACGCTCTCGAGCAGGCCATACGAGATGGCAAACTCCCAGAGTTCGTCAAATTCATCAGAGAACCAAGGCACGCCGACAGAGACAAGTTGCCAGAAAGAGAAGGACGCAACCCGAGAACACAAAAGCCACCCCCCAGGGAAAACCCCGAAGAGGATCCGACCATCATAGTGAACGTCATCACGGGCAAGGACGTATCGAATAAATCAAAGCTAACAATGAAAAAAGACCTCAAAATAATGGCCGTCAGGCACCACGACCCAGTCGCCATAGCCGACAGCACGATAACCTTTTTGCCGGAAGACTGCCAACACGGCACCTCGGCCGAAGACGCCCCCTTCGTCATATCAGCCCGAATCGGAACAGGGCTAGTAAGAAGAATACTGGTGGACACTGGCGCCGACTCTAACATCCTCTTCCGGGGAGCTTTCGACAAACTCGGGCTCCGCAACGACAACCTCCAGACGCACCGCCACGGCGTCACGGGCCTCGGAGACAACTTCCTCAAACCAGACGGCTCGGTTACCCTTCCCATCACCATAGGAACAAGCAATCAGAGAAAGACAATCTTATCCGAATTTGTAGTCCTGAAAGACTCCACAGCCTACAACGTCATCCTCGGGAGAAAAACGATCAACGACTTCTCTGCAGTCATTTTCACCAAATACCTCCTCATGAAGTTCAGGGCCGAGGACGGCACCATCGGAACCATTCACGGAGACCGGGAAGTCGCAGCCGAATGCGACAACAACAGCTTAGCCCTAAGGAAAAAAATCTCGGGACGCCGCCGGAATATTCCTCGCCGACCTAGACGCACGACTAGACGACCAACCTAG